One genomic region from Candidatus Nitrosopumilus koreensis AR1 encodes:
- a CDS encoding glutaredoxin family protein — protein sequence MKVQVLTTPGCSACTTLEKMLDKLKIHYDLIDVAEKPEFLEKYPIFTVPGLVIDNKLEFVGIPKLTELKKKLSK from the coding sequence ATGAAAGTCCAAGTTCTAACTACTCCTGGCTGTTCTGCCTGCACCACACTAGAAAAAATGTTGGACAAACTTAAGATACATTATGACTTGATTGATGTTGCAGAAAAACCTGAATTTTTAGAAAAATATCCTATATTCACTGTACCTGGTTTAGTGATTGATAATAAATTAGAGTTTGTTGGAATTCCAAAACTTACTGAATTAAAGAAAAAACTTTCTAAATAG
- a CDS encoding response regulator: MKTRILVVEDDIDLLNIYKEILELNNFEVITAENGQAGVEKFRKFNPSLVIMDGDMPVLDGYEAFNQIKEIDKDASVVIITGVSEYEPKNQEAIKKGLIKVIAKPLGVDQLKDLAQKYSKIELE, encoded by the coding sequence ATGAAGACAAGAATTCTGGTTGTTGAAGACGATATAGATTTACTTAATATTTATAAAGAAATTCTTGAATTGAATAATTTTGAAGTCATAACTGCTGAAAATGGTCAAGCAGGTGTTGAAAAATTTAGAAAATTCAATCCATCTTTAGTTATAATGGATGGAGACATGCCAGTACTTGATGGGTATGAAGCATTTAATCAAATCAAAGAAATAGACAAAGATGCCAGTGTTGTAATTATTACAGGAGTTTCAGAATACGAACCCAAAAATCAAGAAGCAATAAAAAAAGGACTAATCAAAGTTATTGCAAAACCGCTTGGCGTTGATCAGTTAAAAGATTTGGCACAAAAATACTCTAAAATTGAATTAGAGTAA
- a CDS encoding cytochrome c biogenesis CcdA family protein, protein MDNISKKFLIVSCFALFSLIFLGAIYAGTNEIAVGAGQAPSYPTWIGISYVAGLSMIVLPCTLPLVFIIVPLSIGQGYKKGLYMALLFGAGLTLTISAYGIGVGILGQTAELDQISTYMFLIAGIAAFVFGLSQLKLLKLKLPSYSGTPKFIQKRGDFSKSFFMGLLLGNAGVGCPNPLFYWLLIYIAGTGSIEIGASLGAIHGVGRAIPLILMSVLAIVGINATKGLTRNQIKIEKATGWMLIVIGSFLIINGLPEGHEWYEETFIHQGWNKLVELTMIPAEFEMDEHEHAHEDQNISKEIIPFIIISLIGFAIIWYLINMRKQGTVMA, encoded by the coding sequence GTGGATAATATATCAAAAAAATTTCTAATTGTATCTTGCTTTGCTTTATTTTCATTGATTTTTCTAGGCGCAATTTATGCTGGAACAAATGAAATTGCTGTTGGTGCTGGACAAGCTCCGTCATATCCAACATGGATTGGAATTTCATATGTTGCAGGATTGTCCATGATTGTACTTCCTTGTACACTTCCATTAGTTTTCATCATAGTTCCACTAAGCATAGGTCAGGGATACAAGAAAGGCCTCTATATGGCATTACTATTTGGAGCAGGATTAACACTAACAATTTCTGCATATGGTATTGGTGTTGGAATACTTGGACAGACTGCAGAATTAGATCAAATTTCAACATACATGTTTTTGATTGCAGGAATTGCAGCTTTTGTTTTTGGTTTGTCTCAATTAAAATTATTGAAACTCAAACTTCCCTCGTATTCTGGAACCCCGAAGTTTATTCAAAAACGTGGAGATTTTTCAAAATCATTTTTTATGGGATTGTTGCTAGGAAACGCAGGAGTTGGTTGTCCCAACCCATTGTTTTATTGGTTGCTAATTTACATTGCAGGAACAGGAAGTATTGAAATTGGTGCAAGTTTGGGAGCCATTCATGGGGTTGGAAGAGCAATTCCTCTAATCTTAATGTCTGTGCTTGCAATTGTTGGAATCAATGCAACTAAAGGATTGACTAGAAATCAAATTAAAATTGAAAAAGCAACTGGGTGGATGTTAATTGTAATTGGCTCATTTTTGATAATTAATGGATTGCCAGAGGGTCATGAATGGTATGAAGAAACCTTCATTCACCAAGGATGGAACAAACTTGTTGAACTAACCATGATTCCAGCTGAATTTGAAATGGATGAACACGAACATGCACATGAAGATCAAAATATTTCAAAAGAGATTATACCTTTCATTATAATCAGTTTGATTGGGTTTGCTATAATTTGGTATTTGATTAATATGAGAAAACAAGGTACGGTAATGGCATGA
- a CDS encoding class I SAM-dependent methyltransferase, with protein MNYNEEFWKKYADENESRYNEEFAKFTKDLATSLHCTSVLEIGCGTGIDLRLFPNTFQIHGIDLNEYALDIAKEKLSVANFKKGTISDLPFEDSSIDFVFTHGLLNYLDDETLEKGISEMHRVAGKYIMNCETFNDVEKEIDENQKSRNMVKRWMNYKVRIVSDVDMHEDIEPEKRRFVLLKKL; from the coding sequence ATGAATTACAATGAAGAATTTTGGAAAAAATATGCAGATGAAAATGAGTCAAGATATAATGAAGAATTTGCAAAATTCACAAAAGATCTTGCCACATCACTACATTGTACAAGTGTTTTAGAAATTGGATGTGGGACTGGAATTGATTTAAGATTATTTCCAAATACTTTTCAGATTCATGGAATTGATCTTAATGAATACGCATTAGATATTGCAAAGGAAAAATTATCAGTAGCCAATTTTAAGAAAGGAACCATTTCAGATTTACCATTTGAAGATTCATCAATAGATTTTGTGTTTACTCATGGATTATTAAATTATCTAGATGATGAAACGTTAGAAAAAGGAATTTCAGAGATGCACAGAGTTGCAGGAAAATACATTATGAATTGCGAGACATTTAATGATGTAGAAAAAGAAATTGATGAGAATCAAAAATCACGTAATATGGTTAAACGTTGGATGAATTACAAGGTACGAATTGTAAGTGATGTGGATATGCATGAAGACATTGAGCCTGAAAAAAGACGATTTGTGTTATTGAAAAAACTATAA
- a CDS encoding branched-chain amino acid transaminase has translation MEEVGKIWMNGKLVPFKDAKVHVLTHALHYSTSIFEGIRCYNTPNGSAIFRLPEHVDRFFKSAKLYSMKMQFSKQEISDGIIQTVKASKLKECYIRPLAYYGYGTMGLTPTQNKVDASISCWEWKMGESKAGKFSGAKCKVSSWVKIDSRSQPMQAKAASNYANAALARMEALENGYDEAIMLNLHGKIAEGSAENIFIVKDDIIQTPPLSAGGLEGITRDSVIQIIEENGGFVIERDLERDDLYAADEVFMTGTAAEVKSVTQIDKVKIGKGKMGNITKALQKSFTDVVMGKDERFLPWLTYI, from the coding sequence ATGGAAGAAGTTGGAAAAATATGGATGAATGGGAAATTAGTGCCATTCAAAGATGCCAAAGTCCATGTTCTAACTCATGCGTTACATTATTCTACATCAATTTTTGAGGGCATACGATGTTACAATACACCAAATGGTTCTGCCATTTTCAGATTACCAGAACACGTAGATAGATTCTTCAAATCAGCAAAACTGTATTCAATGAAAATGCAGTTTTCAAAACAAGAGATTTCTGACGGGATCATTCAAACAGTAAAAGCAAGTAAGCTCAAAGAATGCTACATTAGACCATTAGCATATTATGGTTATGGAACTATGGGTTTAACCCCAACACAGAACAAAGTTGATGCATCTATTTCATGTTGGGAATGGAAGATGGGCGAATCAAAAGCTGGAAAATTCTCAGGAGCAAAATGTAAAGTATCAAGTTGGGTAAAAATTGATTCTAGATCCCAGCCAATGCAAGCAAAGGCAGCATCAAACTATGCAAACGCAGCACTAGCAAGGATGGAAGCATTAGAAAACGGATATGATGAGGCAATCATGCTGAATTTGCATGGGAAAATTGCTGAAGGTAGTGCTGAAAATATCTTCATTGTAAAAGATGACATTATTCAAACTCCACCACTATCTGCAGGAGGATTAGAGGGGATTACAAGAGATAGCGTAATACAGATCATTGAAGAAAACGGAGGGTTTGTAATAGAACGAGATCTAGAAAGAGATGATCTCTACGCTGCTGATGAAGTATTCATGACAGGTACTGCTGCTGAAGTAAAATCCGTAACGCAGATTGACAAAGTAAAAATTGGCAAAGGCAAAATGGGCAACATTACAAAAGCACTACAAAAATCATTTACTGATGTAGTGATGGGCAAAGATGAAAGATTCTTGCCATGGTTAACATATATCTAA
- a CDS encoding YHS domain-containing protein: MKDPVCGMDVGEKGEALLHDGKEYRFCCASCRWAFEQNPEQFIES, encoded by the coding sequence ATGAAAGATCCTGTTTGTGGTATGGATGTGGGTGAAAAAGGAGAGGCATTATTACATGATGGTAAAGAATATCGATTTTGTTGCGCTTCATGTAGATGGGCCTTTGAACAAAACCCTGAACAATTCATTGAGTCATGA
- a CDS encoding aspartokinase: MTKLVVAKFGGSAIGPDGISIPKIIQRITNLKKDAKVIAVFSAPLTIDNGKKRSLTDVILEQGENAANGTAPSLEIIKSTYQKILELVNSENKERCRNIIDLNLEKVRKALDETTENKEFVDEVRSRALAFSGEILMSHVMNYILRSNNIKSESIDFEDWPIITDNNIESTNFLTSESRAKIEKTEKIVEQNEVVTIGGFIGKTTDNVMTTYERGGSDRTAADLGILFHKKYETSIDFEKDSAVVSADPKIIESGLREVHQLSYNEARLAGMFGMKILDPIAIKEIVENGVDMSITVTNMKNPDKITIIKRTLDEQKGHPIKIVTGKENCAIFRIETASIQRLLTSLDKDKRYSEFIILSPFTKDGMEFSRILFLDGDYVKRNEKYLLGFDSLATITYNRGVITLIGDEMWRVQQVASRTSAKIGEAGLNILNMDAQEETSRIVIVVEDTKDNIRKAISAIHQEISKINFI, encoded by the coding sequence ATGACGAAATTGGTTGTAGCAAAATTTGGAGGTAGTGCAATAGGCCCAGATGGAATATCCATTCCGAAAATAATTCAAAGAATTACTAATTTGAAAAAGGATGCCAAAGTAATTGCAGTTTTTTCAGCACCATTAACAATTGATAATGGAAAAAAACGTTCACTAACAGATGTAATATTAGAGCAAGGAGAAAATGCTGCAAATGGCACTGCCCCATCACTAGAAATCATCAAATCGACATATCAGAAAATTTTAGAGTTGGTAAATTCAGAAAACAAAGAAAGATGTAGAAATATAATTGATTTAAATCTTGAAAAAGTCCGAAAAGCACTAGACGAGACAACTGAGAATAAAGAATTTGTTGACGAAGTACGCTCACGCGCACTAGCATTTTCAGGGGAGATTTTGATGTCTCATGTGATGAATTACATCCTAAGAAGTAACAATATCAAATCCGAATCTATAGATTTTGAAGATTGGCCCATAATAACAGATAACAACATAGAATCAACAAATTTTCTAACATCAGAATCCCGTGCAAAAATAGAAAAAACTGAAAAAATAGTGGAACAAAATGAGGTAGTTACCATAGGTGGATTTATCGGAAAAACAACAGACAATGTCATGACTACATATGAGCGCGGAGGGTCTGATCGTACAGCTGCAGATTTAGGAATTTTGTTTCATAAAAAATATGAAACCAGCATAGATTTTGAGAAAGATAGCGCAGTAGTTTCAGCTGACCCAAAAATTATAGAATCAGGATTAAGAGAAGTTCATCAATTATCGTACAACGAAGCAAGACTTGCAGGGATGTTTGGAATGAAAATATTAGATCCAATAGCAATTAAAGAAATTGTAGAAAATGGTGTTGACATGTCAATCACAGTTACAAACATGAAAAATCCAGATAAAATTACCATAATAAAACGGACATTAGATGAGCAAAAAGGACATCCCATCAAAATTGTTACAGGAAAAGAAAATTGTGCTATTTTTAGAATTGAGACAGCATCAATACAAAGATTGTTGACGTCGTTAGACAAAGACAAACGTTATAGTGAATTTATTATTTTATCCCCATTTACAAAAGACGGCATGGAGTTTTCAAGAATATTATTTCTAGATGGAGATTATGTGAAAAGAAATGAAAAATATTTGCTGGGATTTGATTCTCTTGCAACAATAACATACAACAGAGGAGTTATCACATTAATTGGAGACGAGATGTGGCGAGTTCAACAAGTCGCATCTAGAACAAGTGCAAAGATAGGTGAAGCAGGATTAAATATTTTGAACATGGATGCGCAAGAAGAAACTTCACGAATAGTTATTGTTGTAGAAGATACAAAAGACAATATTAGAAAAGCAATTAGTGCGATACATCAAGAGATTTCAAAAATTAATTTTATTTAG
- a CDS encoding sensor histidine kinase, with protein sequence MSKNDSLPKLDFVNTKSVLTFLIITLVSITLLYQVRPFVDDAQFAWISVPAYLFSTAILTIVAIVVGIKLYKQKHYQTKGFFLFAIGAVFWFIAEFIWLMYDHIWDGSPFPSEADIFYVAAYPPMTTFLFISLKPVLNSVSRNVWLFAIALAASFLFPSVTAAYDDMLGEDAFPTAIALAYPIMGSIQVVPAIVGIMYLAKKGANFSWMLILFGFIIYGTADTFFLFAELDGTYYDGHPVDLLWLYTYILLIFAFYIRYKISKIPTTEQHAMFFSEKVQFETISKFGIPLTLAIITMVIGISLIHSIFMETDEQITSQNIMLGVVAMLAVFAAIVLTLNKNLSRLVKVRTEELVEQKESLERLVDEKTREILKSERLSAIGELSGRLAHDLRNPLSVMKMSVDLLKETPPDTKLSDPTLSKRLDLMEKSIDRIAHQVDDVLDFVRLSPLKLVQVSVRDTIQNSINKINVPDNIHLRISGKDLEIKCDPVKLDAVFLNLLVNAIQALPDGGEIEVKISQKNNLAILDFIDSGEGVSDENLGKVFEPLFTTKQKGTGLGLSSCKSVVEQHNGTISIKNNPSTFTVFLPIDSE encoded by the coding sequence TTGAGTAAAAATGACTCTCTTCCAAAACTAGATTTTGTTAACACCAAATCTGTTTTGACATTTTTAATTATAACATTGGTTTCTATTACTTTGTTATATCAGGTAAGACCATTTGTAGATGATGCTCAATTTGCTTGGATTTCAGTCCCTGCATATCTTTTTTCAACTGCAATCCTAACAATAGTTGCTATAGTAGTTGGAATAAAATTATACAAACAAAAACACTATCAAACAAAAGGATTTTTCCTCTTTGCTATAGGCGCAGTATTTTGGTTTATAGCTGAATTCATTTGGTTAATGTATGATCATATTTGGGATGGTAGTCCATTTCCATCTGAAGCCGATATTTTTTACGTAGCTGCATATCCGCCTATGACCACATTTTTGTTTATATCGTTAAAACCAGTTCTTAATTCTGTTAGCAGAAATGTTTGGTTGTTTGCAATTGCTTTAGCTGCTTCATTTTTGTTTCCATCTGTTACTGCAGCATATGATGATATGTTGGGTGAAGATGCATTTCCAACAGCTATAGCTCTTGCATATCCAATAATGGGATCAATCCAAGTAGTTCCTGCAATTGTTGGAATTATGTATCTTGCAAAGAAAGGTGCAAATTTTTCTTGGATGTTAATTTTATTTGGATTTATCATATATGGTACTGCAGATACATTTTTCTTATTTGCCGAACTTGATGGAACCTATTACGATGGCCATCCAGTTGATCTGCTTTGGTTGTACACTTACATTCTACTAATTTTTGCATTTTATATTAGATATAAGATTTCAAAGATACCCACTACTGAACAACATGCCATGTTCTTTTCTGAAAAGGTACAATTTGAAACAATTAGTAAATTTGGAATTCCGCTGACATTAGCAATAATTACTATGGTTATTGGAATTTCTCTTATTCATTCAATCTTTATGGAAACTGATGAACAAATCACTTCTCAAAATATTATGCTTGGAGTTGTTGCTATGCTGGCAGTTTTTGCAGCAATAGTATTAACTTTGAACAAAAATCTTTCTCGTCTAGTTAAAGTTAGAACAGAAGAACTTGTTGAACAAAAAGAAAGTCTTGAAAGGCTTGTAGATGAAAAAACAAGAGAGATATTAAAATCAGAACGACTCTCTGCAATTGGTGAATTATCTGGAAGACTTGCACACGACTTGAGAAATCCTTTATCTGTAATGAAAATGTCTGTGGATTTATTAAAAGAAACTCCTCCAGATACAAAACTATCTGATCCAACTCTAAGTAAACGTCTTGATTTAATGGAAAAAAGTATTGATAGAATAGCTCATCAAGTAGATGATGTGTTAGACTTTGTTAGGCTTTCACCACTCAAATTAGTTCAAGTTTCTGTACGTGACACTATTCAAAACTCTATCAATAAAATCAATGTGCCAGATAATATTCATCTTCGTATATCTGGTAAAGATTTGGAAATCAAATGTGATCCAGTTAAACTAGATGCTGTATTTCTAAATCTTCTTGTTAATGCAATTCAAGCGTTACCTGATGGTGGAGAAATTGAAGTTAAAATTTCTCAAAAAAATAACTTGGCAATTTTAGATTTTATTGATTCTGGTGAGGGAGTTTCTGATGAGAATCTTGGAAAAGTATTTGAGCCTTTATTTACTACTAAACAGAAAGGTACAGGTCTTGGATTGTCTAGCTGTAAAAGTGTTGTAGAACAACACAATGGAACAATATCGATAAAAAACAACCCTTCAACTTTTACTGTATTTTTACCAATAGATTCTGAATAG
- a CDS encoding glycosyltransferase produces the protein MVHLDFFSSPIGLGHITRDIAIESNFQNITTNFVTGSGAARILKKLEIQVEDVYKPPSFTVENGILKNPAKWLWNYYQYYRDCKNISQKILQKDNPSLAVSDEDFASLSVAQEMKIPTILITDILETHFTKGLASFIEKKMNKSMQEIIKKCESVIIPEIGDSKDNIKRVGPIVRQTNHTREQLREKLSFDKKTIVISIGGTDAGLFLIEKALGAVSKINQDIKVVLVSGPSVNRNYENVINLGFVDNLHEIIYASDVLISLAGKSTIDEANAYGTPAIFIPIKGHFEQEDNAKDQGFVFEDIKRLDKLIIEKLDERRKQINTEGATKAAKIIQSLIDSH, from the coding sequence ATGGTTCATTTAGATTTTTTTTCCAGTCCAATAGGATTAGGTCACATAACAAGAGACATTGCAATTGAAAGTAATTTCCAAAATATCACAACAAATTTTGTTACTGGTAGTGGTGCTGCAAGAATTTTAAAAAAATTAGAGATTCAAGTAGAAGATGTCTATAAACCACCTTCATTTACTGTTGAAAATGGAATATTGAAAAATCCTGCAAAATGGCTCTGGAATTACTATCAATATTATAGAGATTGCAAAAATATCTCACAGAAGATTTTACAAAAAGACAATCCAAGTTTGGCGGTAAGTGATGAGGATTTTGCATCACTATCAGTAGCTCAAGAAATGAAAATTCCGACTATCCTCATTACTGATATTTTAGAGACACATTTCACAAAAGGTTTGGCATCATTTATTGAGAAAAAGATGAATAAATCAATGCAAGAAATTATAAAAAAATGTGAAAGCGTAATAATTCCAGAAATTGGAGATTCTAAAGACAATATCAAAAGAGTAGGACCAATAGTAAGACAAACAAACCACACAAGAGAACAATTACGAGAAAAACTTTCTTTTGACAAAAAAACTATTGTTATTTCCATTGGAGGTACTGATGCAGGATTATTTTTAATTGAAAAAGCATTAGGTGCTGTTTCAAAAATTAATCAAGACATTAAAGTTGTACTAGTTTCTGGTCCATCAGTTAACAGAAATTATGAAAATGTAATAAATTTAGGATTTGTAGACAATTTACATGAGATAATTTATGCATCAGATGTTTTAATTTCACTTGCAGGAAAATCAACAATTGATGAAGCTAATGCGTACGGTACGCCTGCAATATTTATTCCAATCAAAGGCCATTTTGAACAAGAAGATAATGCTAAAGATCAAGGATTTGTTTTTGAAGATATCAAAAGACTTGACAAACTGATTATAGAGAAATTAGATGAAAGAAGAAAGCAAATCAATACAGAAGGTGCAACAAAAGCTGCCAAAATTATTCAAAGCTTAATAGATAGCCATTGA